A single Inediibacterium massiliense DNA region contains:
- a CDS encoding NAD(+)/NADH kinase: MTNIQTRIINIVSNDKPISKETSRVLRQKLEKNGFFVPQDFDQKADLIICVGGDGSFLRTIHQNNFPDIPVIGVNTGHLGFFQELSPYQLDEFIFRYEKGDYITQELTPVEALVCTKKHCVEIIGINEITIKGDKSRTIHLNISLDDSFLEKFSGDGVLVSTPTGSTAYNYSLGGSIVDPRLSLLQITPISPISTTAYRSFTSSIIVPEYSTIKVYPEYTFENSILIVTDGMEHKYYEIEEIHLRMSEMKAKILRLKDYDFWSKVKEKFL, translated from the coding sequence ATGACAAACATCCAAACACGTATCATAAATATTGTATCTAATGATAAACCTATTTCAAAAGAAACTAGCAGAGTACTAAGGCAAAAGCTTGAAAAAAACGGTTTCTTTGTACCACAAGATTTTGATCAAAAAGCAGATTTAATTATTTGTGTAGGAGGAGATGGATCTTTTCTTCGAACCATTCATCAAAACAATTTTCCAGACATACCAGTCATAGGAGTCAATACTGGTCATTTAGGATTTTTTCAAGAATTATCTCCTTATCAATTGGATGAATTTATTTTCCGCTATGAAAAGGGAGATTATATTACTCAAGAACTCACTCCAGTAGAAGCTTTAGTCTGTACAAAAAAACATTGTGTAGAAATTATAGGAATCAATGAAATCACTATAAAGGGAGATAAATCGAGAACCATTCATTTAAATATTTCATTAGATGATAGCTTTCTTGAAAAATTTAGCGGAGATGGTGTATTAGTCTCTACTCCTACAGGAAGTACTGCTTATAATTATTCCTTAGGAGGAAGCATTGTAGATCCTAGACTTTCATTACTTCAAATTACTCCTATTTCACCTATTTCTACTACAGCTTATCGATCCTTTACCTCTAGTATTATTGTTCCTGAATATTCTACCATTAAAGTTTATCCAGAATATACTTTTGAAAACTCTATTTTAATAGTAACAGATGGAATGGAACATAAGTATTATGAAATTGAAGAAATTCACTTAAGAATGTCTGAAATGAAGGCAAAAATTCTTCGTCTAAAAGATTATGATTTTTGGAGCAAGGTCAAAGAAAAATTCTTATAG
- a CDS encoding RluA family pseudouridine synthase, with product MNSKTNILTFCVAKDSVGLSLKEILYNEMKLSSRLVRKLKSKKNILVNGNKIPFHAILRKGDLVQVIMEEEANQFEPEPISIEVVYDDVDLLIVNKHPGIVVHPTKGHPTGTMANAIVYYMQEKGEHFKIRFINRLDRDTSGLIMIAKNPFVQQEISKQMQENKVEKIYVAVVAGKFKEKKGTINAPIGRVEPENIKREVYEGGQESITHYEVIEEFQDASLVKIKLETGRTHQIRVHMSYIGHPLIGDELYGIENKDFIGRQALHAQSLVFYQPRTNQKISVNSSIPEDMESLIKKLTK from the coding sequence ATGAACTCAAAAACAAATATATTAACCTTTTGTGTAGCAAAAGATTCTGTAGGACTTTCTTTAAAAGAAATATTATATAATGAAATGAAGTTATCAAGTAGATTAGTAAGGAAGCTAAAATCGAAAAAAAATATTCTTGTAAATGGAAATAAAATCCCGTTTCATGCTATTTTGAGGAAAGGAGATCTTGTACAAGTGATCATGGAGGAAGAAGCTAATCAATTTGAACCAGAGCCTATTTCTATAGAAGTAGTGTATGATGATGTAGATCTTTTGATTGTAAATAAACATCCAGGAATTGTAGTGCATCCTACAAAGGGTCATCCTACAGGAACAATGGCTAATGCCATTGTCTATTATATGCAAGAAAAAGGAGAGCACTTTAAAATTCGATTTATTAATCGATTAGATCGAGATACTTCAGGACTTATTATGATTGCTAAAAATCCATTTGTCCAACAAGAAATTTCTAAACAAATGCAAGAAAATAAGGTAGAGAAAATATATGTAGCTGTTGTAGCTGGAAAATTCAAAGAAAAAAAAGGAACAATTAATGCCCCCATAGGAAGAGTAGAGCCAGAAAACATAAAAAGGGAAGTATACGAAGGAGGACAAGAATCTATTACTCATTATGAAGTTATAGAAGAGTTTCAGGATGCATCTTTAGTAAAAATAAAACTAGAAACAGGAAGAACTCATCAAATTCGAGTACATATGTCTTATATAGGACATCCTCTTATTGGAGATGAATTGTATGGTATAGAAAATAAAGATTTCATTGGGAGACAAGCTCTTCATGCACAAAGTCTCGTGTTTTATCAACCGAGAACCAATCAAAAAATCTCGGTAAATTCTTCCATACCAGAAGATATGGAAAGTTTAATTAAAAAATTGACAAAATAA
- a CDS encoding aspartyl-phosphate phosphatase Spo0E family protein translates to MKTDDYKIKNIKNEIEHTRSKLNQLVQQKKGNLLDTEVIHLSQVLDQLLSKYNHIKNN, encoded by the coding sequence ATGAAAACAGATGATTATAAAATCAAGAATATAAAAAATGAAATTGAACATACTCGATCTAAATTAAACCAATTAGTACAGCAAAAAAAAGGAAATCTTTTAGATACGGAAGTCATTCATTTAAGTCAAGTATTAGATCAATTACTTTCAAAATATAATCATATAAAAAATAATTAA
- a CDS encoding heavy-metal-associated domain-containing protein, producing MKAKKFNLSLSEDIKNIQSKIKSIQNSIKELDGVNSVRVDILANNITVDYNDQKISPSEIESKLKQNQLM from the coding sequence ATGAAAGCTAAAAAATTTAATCTTTCTTTATCAGAAGACATAAAAAATATACAATCCAAAATCAAATCTATTCAAAATTCCATTAAAGAATTAGATGGAGTCAATTCTGTTCGAGTAGATATTTTAGCTAATAATATAACTGTTGATTACAATGATCAAAAAATTTCTCCATCTGAAATTGAATCCAAATTAAAACAAAATCAGCTTATGTAA
- a CDS encoding [Fe-Fe] hydrogenase large subunit C-terminal domain-containing protein produces MFNEFSEFQKRRMDLLEQLVKKKWFGELKSNEELSKLEQDLKEKYKIKEDYGYVKDQIRLAMGLDPRGNMEFSDELDIIKNIKGIKPPVVTKMNDPCYKKFEDISKYDSSIYKRTKEPVIINNKCLSCGEEVSSLSFESIADKIEFIPLIDLLKDSNTEVYATVAPSIIGQFGDNITMGQIRTALKLMGFKDMIEVALFADMLTIKEAYEFNHLVKGKNDFFLTSCCCPIWVSLIEKNYPKLFEKMSPSVSPMILSGRILKKFYNKAKVVFIGPCIAKKSEAKDKRYEGDIDFVLTFRELKSIFSALDIDLKELYADEKDQASFAGRVYARTGGVSFSVKSVVNRIAPKRLIKFRSKKIDGVKECKKILDDLSMGKKIESNFIEGMGCEGGCVGGPRTNIDVKRATEIVNEFGEDSLIMTPFDNMNVMKIFDQLGIKNLKQIVEESELTKIFTR; encoded by the coding sequence ATGTTTAATGAATTTAGTGAATTTCAAAAAAGGAGAATGGATTTATTAGAACAATTAGTCAAAAAGAAATGGTTTGGAGAATTAAAAAGCAATGAGGAGCTTTCTAAATTAGAACAAGATCTCAAAGAAAAATATAAAATAAAAGAGGATTATGGATATGTAAAAGATCAAATCAGATTGGCTATGGGATTAGATCCAAGAGGAAATATGGAATTTTCAGACGAACTGGATATTATAAAGAATATTAAAGGGATAAAACCACCTGTTGTTACAAAGATGAATGACCCATGCTATAAAAAGTTTGAAGATATTTCTAAATATGATTCTTCCATTTATAAAAGGACAAAAGAGCCTGTAATTATTAATAATAAGTGTTTAAGTTGTGGAGAAGAAGTAAGTAGTCTTTCTTTTGAGTCTATAGCAGATAAAATCGAATTTATTCCATTAATAGATCTTTTAAAGGATTCAAATACAGAAGTGTATGCTACGGTTGCACCTTCTATAATAGGTCAGTTTGGAGACAATATAACTATGGGACAGATTAGGACAGCCCTTAAACTGATGGGCTTTAAGGATATGATAGAAGTAGCATTATTTGCAGATATGCTTACTATTAAAGAGGCTTATGAATTTAATCATTTGGTAAAAGGGAAAAATGATTTTTTTCTTACTAGTTGTTGCTGTCCTATTTGGGTAAGCTTAATAGAGAAGAATTATCCTAAATTGTTTGAAAAAATGTCACCATCTGTTTCTCCTATGATTCTTTCAGGGAGAATATTGAAAAAATTTTATAATAAGGCAAAAGTAGTTTTTATAGGACCTTGTATTGCCAAAAAATCTGAAGCAAAAGATAAAAGGTATGAAGGAGATATTGATTTTGTACTTACTTTTAGAGAATTAAAAAGCATATTTTCTGCATTAGATATTGATTTGAAAGAGCTTTATGCAGATGAAAAGGATCAAGCATCTTTTGCAGGAAGAGTATATGCAAGAACTGGTGGAGTAAGCTTTTCTGTAAAGAGTGTAGTAAATAGAATTGCTCCTAAAAGATTAATCAAATTTAGATCAAAGAAAATAGACGGAGTGAAGGAATGTAAAAAAATACTAGATGATTTGTCTATGGGGAAAAAAATAGAATCTAATTTTATAGAAGGAATGGGTTGTGAAGGAGGGTGTGTAGGAGGACCGAGAACGAATATAGATGTAAAAAGAGCAACTGAAATTGTAAATGAGTTTGGAGAAGATTCTTTGATTATGACTCCCTTTGATAATATGAATGTAATGAAGATTTTTGACCAATTAGGAATTAAAAATTTAAAACAAATTGTAGAAGAAAGTGAATTGACAAAAATATTTACAAGATAA
- a CDS encoding KTSC domain-containing protein, with amino-acid sequence MTKLQIHSNNVSSIVYDSEKEVLEITFVSGETYRHHGVPKSVYDSLIHSQHIGYYLNYFIRTTYPYIKVH; translated from the coding sequence ATGACAAAACTGCAAATACATTCAAATAATGTTTCGTCTATAGTCTATGATTCTGAAAAAGAAGTATTAGAAATTACTTTTGTTTCTGGTGAAACCTATCGGCATCATGGTGTCCCCAAATCTGTATATGATAGTTTGATTCACTCACAACATATTGGATATTATCTCAATTATTTTATTCGCACTACTTATCCCTATATAAAAGTACATTAA
- a CDS encoding aminotransferase class I/II-fold pyridoxal phosphate-dependent enzyme, with the protein MLYNQNVTPLLDALKAYHERNVIPFDVPGHKHGKGMEEFGQFIGKKVLQLDVNSMKCLDNISNPISVIKEAEQLMADAYYADHAFFIVNGTTSAVQAMIMSVCKPGEKIILPRNAHKSVTNGMILSGAVPVYIQPETNDQLGIAMGVSLESIEMAIAKNVDAKAILIIHPTYYGATSDLKGIVKLAHKHGMAVLVDEAHGAHFRFHEDLPSEAMEVGADMAAVSMHKTGGSLTQSSALLLKEGLIDRNTVKTILNLTQTTSASYILMASLDAARKMLATKGNEVISKILKITRWAREEINQIPGFYAFGKELIGQPGVINFDETKLGICVAGLGITGFEAYDLLRDEYNIQVELGDVLNILAIVSVGDDEKSLKALVEALKDISIKYKGSHIEYTKIALENPEVIVSPRDAFYARKRIIRLEDSEGEISGESIMAYPPGIPIVTPGERISKEMIQYIKFLKSQHSMLTDTEDPYVEHIKVLGL; encoded by the coding sequence ATGCTATACAATCAAAATGTTACACCTTTATTAGATGCATTAAAAGCATATCATGAAAGAAATGTAATTCCATTTGATGTACCAGGACATAAACATGGAAAAGGAATGGAAGAATTTGGACAATTTATTGGAAAGAAAGTATTACAACTAGATGTAAATTCTATGAAATGCCTTGATAATATTAGCAATCCAATTAGTGTAATCAAAGAGGCAGAACAATTAATGGCGGATGCGTACTATGCAGATCATGCATTTTTTATAGTAAATGGAACTACTTCTGCAGTCCAAGCCATGATTATGAGTGTATGTAAGCCTGGAGAAAAAATTATTTTACCAAGAAATGCTCATAAATCCGTTACAAATGGAATGATTTTAAGTGGAGCAGTTCCAGTATATATTCAACCTGAGACAAATGATCAATTAGGGATTGCTATGGGAGTGTCTTTAGAAAGTATAGAGATGGCTATTGCAAAAAATGTGGATGCAAAAGCTATACTCATTATTCATCCAACCTATTATGGAGCTACTTCAGATTTAAAAGGAATTGTAAAACTTGCGCATAAACATGGTATGGCAGTTTTAGTAGATGAAGCTCATGGTGCTCACTTTAGATTTCATGAGGATTTACCTAGTGAAGCTATGGAAGTAGGAGCAGATATGGCTGCTGTTAGTATGCACAAAACAGGAGGATCATTAACCCAGAGTTCTGCTTTATTACTAAAAGAAGGACTGATTGATAGAAATACAGTAAAGACTATTTTAAATCTTACTCAGACAACAAGTGCATCCTATATTTTAATGGCAAGTTTGGATGCAGCCAGAAAAATGCTAGCAACAAAAGGAAATGAAGTGATTTCTAAAATACTTAAAATTACTAGATGGGCAAGAGAAGAAATTAACCAAATACCAGGCTTTTATGCTTTTGGCAAAGAATTGATTGGTCAACCAGGAGTGATAAATTTTGACGAAACAAAATTAGGTATTTGTGTAGCTGGACTTGGAATTACTGGATTTGAGGCTTATGATTTATTAAGAGATGAGTATAATATTCAAGTGGAATTAGGAGATGTATTAAATATATTGGCAATTGTAAGTGTAGGAGATGATGAAAAATCACTAAAAGCTTTAGTTGAGGCTTTAAAAGATATAAGTATAAAGTATAAAGGTAGCCATATTGAATATACAAAAATTGCTCTTGAAAACCCTGAGGTGATCGTATCTCCAAGGGATGCTTTTTATGCAAGAAAAAGAATCATTCGATTAGAAGATTCAGAGGGAGAAATTAGTGGAGAATCGATTATGGCGTATCCTCCAGGAATTCCTATTGTTACACCAGGAGAAAGAATTAGTAAAGAGATGATTCAATATATTAAATTTTTGAAAAGCCAACATAGTATGCTTACAGATACTGAGGATCCATATGTAGAGCATATAAAGGTTTTGGGTTTATAG
- a CDS encoding XRE family transcriptional regulator — MDIGSKIKSLRILNGLTQEELAIRTDLTKGFISQIERDLTSPSIATLMDILEALGTDIRRFFSESKEPKVVYRKDEIVSSENEKLGNTIDWLISNAQKNSMEPILMTLKYGGTSNIEKPHQGEEFGYVLSGSVYVCLGENQYKVNKGESFYFKSDQEHYLKNNSKRNAVVLWISSPPSF; from the coding sequence ATGGATATTGGGAGTAAAATTAAGAGCCTTAGAATCCTAAATGGACTCACTCAAGAAGAACTGGCCATAAGAACAGATCTTACAAAAGGATTTATTTCTCAAATTGAAAGAGATTTAACTTCTCCGTCTATTGCCACACTTATGGATATTTTAGAGGCATTGGGAACAGATATTCGCAGATTTTTTAGTGAATCAAAAGAGCCGAAAGTTGTGTATAGAAAAGACGAAATTGTTTCTAGTGAAAATGAAAAGTTAGGAAATACCATAGATTGGTTAATTTCAAATGCACAAAAAAATAGTATGGAGCCTATTTTAATGACTTTAAAATATGGAGGGACTAGCAATATTGAAAAACCTCATCAAGGAGAAGAATTTGGATATGTTCTTTCAGGAAGTGTCTATGTTTGTTTGGGAGAGAATCAATATAAAGTAAATAAAGGAGAAAGTTTTTATTTTAAGTCGGATCAAGAACATTATTTAAAAAATAATTCCAAAAGAAATGCAGTGGTTCTTTGGATTTCTTCTCCACCATCATTTTAG
- the speE gene encoding polyamine aminopropyltransferase, producing the protein MELWYTEEHTENVRLSMKVKQHLYSKTSPFQQIDVLDTYDFGRVLTIDGLVMVTQKDEFIYHDMIVHVPMATNPNIKSVLVIGAGDGGTVRELTRYKNIEKIHMVEIDEVVVEASREFLDFTANKLDDKRVELYFEDGIKFVEGKENEYDLIIVDSTDPIGPGEGLFTTEFYKNCYKALTEEGILVNQNESPYYEEDAKEMIRASKKIKNIFPIAEVYQAHIPTYPSGHWLFGFASKKLHPVKDLDSKKWNDLGLKTKYYNTDLHVGSFALPNYVKEMIEAETI; encoded by the coding sequence ATGGAATTGTGGTATACAGAAGAACATACAGAAAATGTAAGATTATCTATGAAAGTAAAACAACATCTTTATTCTAAGACAAGTCCTTTTCAACAAATAGATGTTTTAGATACTTATGATTTTGGAAGAGTACTTACAATAGATGGATTGGTTATGGTAACACAAAAGGACGAGTTTATTTATCATGATATGATTGTTCATGTTCCTATGGCAACAAATCCTAATATAAAAAGTGTATTAGTAATAGGAGCAGGAGATGGAGGAACAGTCAGAGAGCTTACAAGATATAAAAATATAGAAAAAATCCATATGGTAGAAATTGATGAAGTGGTAGTAGAAGCTTCAAGAGAGTTTTTAGATTTTACAGCAAACAAATTAGATGATAAAAGAGTAGAGTTATACTTTGAAGATGGGATCAAATTTGTGGAAGGAAAAGAAAATGAATATGATTTAATTATTGTAGATTCAACAGATCCTATTGGACCTGGAGAAGGGTTATTTACTACAGAATTTTATAAAAATTGTTATAAAGCATTAACAGAAGAAGGAATTTTAGTAAATCAAAATGAAAGCCCTTATTATGAAGAAGATGCAAAAGAAATGATAAGAGCAAGTAAAAAAATTAAAAACATTTTCCCTATTGCAGAAGTTTATCAAGCTCATATTCCAACTTATCCTTCTGGACATTGGCTGTTTGGATTTGCATCTAAAAAGCTTCATCCAGTAAAGGATTTAGATTCTAAAAAGTGGAATGATTTAGGGTTAAAAACAAAATATTATAATACAGATCTTCATGTAGGTTCCTTTGCACTACCAAATTATGTAAAGGAGATGATAGAAGCTGAAACCATCTAA
- the speB gene encoding agmatinase, protein MKPSKNVQTFLGFDNEYETSEIVVFGSPFDGTTSFRPGTRFAPAIMRNESYGLETYSPYLDKDLEDVAIFDAGDLDFPFGNPKKVLDMIHSFTKDIVEDGKIPVMIGGEHLVTLPAVEAVYEKYKDLYILHFDAHTDLREDYMGEKFSHATVIKRIWDFLGDGKIYQFGIRSGEKKEFEWSKEHTKLTKFNCEGLQEAVKKIGQAPVYITIDLDILDPSIFPGTGTIEPGGISFKEMMEVIKTIMPLNIVGADVVELSPHYDNSGVSTAVACKIIRELVLAISKK, encoded by the coding sequence CTGAAACCATCTAAAAATGTACAAACCTTTTTAGGGTTTGATAATGAATATGAAACTTCTGAAATTGTAGTTTTTGGAAGTCCTTTTGATGGAACCACTTCTTTTCGTCCAGGAACTAGATTTGCACCAGCTATTATGAGAAATGAATCTTATGGACTAGAGACATATAGTCCTTATTTAGATAAAGACTTAGAAGATGTAGCTATATTTGATGCAGGAGATTTAGATTTTCCATTTGGAAATCCTAAAAAAGTATTAGATATGATCCATTCTTTTACGAAAGATATTGTAGAGGATGGAAAAATCCCTGTTATGATTGGAGGAGAGCATTTGGTGACTCTTCCAGCTGTAGAAGCTGTATATGAAAAATATAAAGATTTATATATTTTACATTTTGATGCGCATACAGATTTAAGAGAAGATTATATGGGAGAGAAATTTTCTCACGCAACAGTAATCAAAAGAATATGGGATTTTTTAGGTGACGGTAAGATTTATCAATTTGGAATTCGTTCAGGAGAAAAAAAAGAGTTTGAATGGTCAAAAGAGCATACAAAGCTTACGAAGTTTAATTGTGAAGGGTTACAAGAAGCAGTAAAAAAAATTGGACAAGCTCCTGTATATATAACCATTGATTTAGATATTTTAGATCCGTCTATTTTTCCTGGTACAGGTACAATTGAACCAGGAGGAATATCTTTTAAGGAAATGATGGAGGTAATCAAGACCATTATGCCATTAAATATTGTAGGGGCAGATGTGGTTGAGCTTTCTCCTCATTATGATAATAGTGGAGTATCTACAGCTGTTGCTTGCAAAATCATAAGGGAATTGGTGCTAGCTATTTCAAAAAAATAA
- a CDS encoding dihydroorotase, with the protein MKILIKEGWIVDPSQNINEVLDILIENGKIKRIDKNICEDDCKVMNGKGKYVVPGLIDMHVHFREPGFEEKEEIYTGAHAAVAGGFSSVVCMPNTNPVIDNLQTIEYIYQKAKNAPCNVYMMGSITKKLEGKEMSPYKELLEKGIVGITDDGKTVMDTKVMYEALKVAKDLDLLVSTHCEDVNLIYDRSIHRGEISKKLNLKGIPKVAEESIIVRDIFLSEKTGAKVHIQHLSTKDGVKIVRDAKKRGVRVTCEVTPHHFSLTDEAILSQGTNAKMSPPLRTKEDVEEILRGLKDGTIDVIATDHAPHTKADKEKNIIESANGIVGLETSLGIALTELIHKKKMDLMNLIEKMSTIPAQLLNIEKGTLKVGMDADITMIDLNKEWIVDKNKFFSKGRNTPFHGQKLKGKAVMTMVGGEIKYLD; encoded by the coding sequence ATGAAGATTTTGATAAAAGAGGGATGGATTGTTGATCCATCTCAAAATATAAATGAAGTATTAGATATTCTTATTGAAAATGGAAAAATAAAAAGAATAGATAAAAATATTTGTGAAGATGACTGTAAGGTTATGAATGGAAAAGGAAAATATGTAGTACCAGGACTTATTGATATGCATGTGCATTTTAGAGAACCAGGTTTTGAAGAAAAAGAGGAAATTTATACAGGGGCACATGCAGCAGTAGCAGGTGGATTTAGCAGTGTAGTATGTATGCCTAATACAAATCCTGTTATCGATAATTTGCAAACCATAGAATATATTTATCAAAAGGCAAAAAATGCACCTTGCAATGTTTATATGATGGGAAGTATTACAAAAAAATTAGAAGGAAAAGAAATGAGTCCTTATAAAGAATTATTAGAAAAAGGAATTGTAGGAATTACAGATGATGGAAAGACTGTAATGGACACAAAAGTCATGTATGAAGCTCTTAAAGTAGCAAAAGATCTTGATTTATTAGTCAGTACTCATTGTGAAGATGTCAATTTAATATATGATCGATCTATTCATAGAGGAGAGATATCTAAAAAGCTTAATTTAAAAGGCATACCAAAGGTAGCAGAAGAAAGCATTATTGTAAGAGATATTTTTCTTTCTGAAAAAACAGGAGCAAAAGTGCACATTCAACACCTTTCTACAAAAGATGGAGTGAAGATTGTAAGAGATGCAAAAAAAAGAGGAGTAAGAGTAACCTGTGAAGTAACACCCCATCACTTTTCTCTGACAGATGAAGCGATTTTAAGTCAAGGAACAAATGCAAAAATGAGTCCTCCTTTAAGAACAAAAGAAGATGTAGAAGAAATTTTAAGAGGACTTAAGGATGGAACAATAGATGTGATTGCAACAGATCATGCTCCACATACAAAAGCTGATAAAGAAAAAAACATCATAGAATCAGCTAATGGAATTGTAGGATTAGAGACTTCATTAGGGATTGCCCTCACAGAATTGATACACAAGAAAAAGATGGATTTAATGAATCTTATTGAAAAGATGAGTACGATTCCAGCTCAACTCTTAAATATCGAAAAAGGCACTTTAAAAGTTGGTATGGATGCAGATATTACCATGATTGATTTGAATAAAGAATGGATTGTAGATAAAAATAAGTTTTTTTCAAAAGGAAGAAATACCCCATTTCATGGACAGAAATTAAAGGGTAAGGCAGTTATGACAATGGTTGGTGGAGAAATAAAATACCTAGACTAA
- a CDS encoding dihydroorotate dehydrogenase, with the protein MKDPNLSIKIGNILLKNPIMPASGTFGKESCELCDVEKIGLIVPKSVTLHPREGNKLPRVVETASGMLNAVGIQNKGIDDFIENILPFYEKYNVPIMVSISGYSVEEFKVMIEKLNQTNVPMIELNISCPNLKEGGKAFGMSADDTYEIVQKVRENTQKVIVPKLTPNVEDITIIAKAAQEAGADAVALTNTYIGMAIDIHTKRPKLGNIIGGLSGPAIKPISLRMVWQTAQKIDIPIIGIGGISNYEDALEYIIAGASAVQVGTYNFVNPNIMVEIVEGIKSYMIKNNIEDLKDLIGSIKI; encoded by the coding sequence ATGAAAGATCCAAATTTATCTATAAAAATAGGAAATATTTTGTTGAAAAATCCAATCATGCCTGCTTCAGGGACTTTTGGTAAAGAATCTTGTGAGCTTTGTGATGTAGAAAAAATTGGGCTGATTGTACCAAAGAGTGTAACTCTTCATCCCAGAGAAGGAAATAAACTCCCAAGAGTAGTAGAAACAGCTTCAGGAATGTTAAATGCAGTAGGAATACAAAATAAAGGGATTGATGACTTTATAGAAAATATCCTTCCTTTTTATGAAAAGTATAATGTGCCTATTATGGTTAGTATATCTGGTTATAGTGTAGAAGAATTTAAAGTGATGATAGAAAAATTAAATCAAACGAATGTTCCGATGATCGAACTTAATATTTCTTGTCCTAATTTAAAAGAGGGTGGAAAAGCATTTGGAATGAGTGCAGATGATACTTATGAGATTGTACAAAAAGTTAGGGAAAATACACAAAAGGTCATTGTTCCAAAGCTGACTCCAAATGTGGAGGACATTACAATTATTGCAAAAGCTGCACAAGAAGCAGGGGCAGATGCTGTAGCTCTTACAAATACTTATATTGGAATGGCTATTGATATTCATACCAAAAGGCCAAAGCTTGGTAATATCATAGGGGGTCTTTCAGGTCCTGCTATTAAGCCTATTTCTCTTAGAATGGTTTGGCAGACAGCACAAAAGATAGATATTCCTATTATTGGAATAGGTGGAATTTCAAATTATGAAGATGCATTAGAATATATTATAGCAGGAGCTAGTGCTGTGCAAGTGGGAACTTATAATTTTGTAAATCCTAATATAATGGTTGAAATTGTAGAAGGAATCAAAAGTTACATGATTAAAAATAATATAGAGGATCTAAAAGATTTGATCGGAAGCATAAAAATATAA